One Streptomyces sp. P9-A2 DNA window includes the following coding sequences:
- the mftG gene encoding mycofactocin dehydrogenase MftG yields MRTCAHGPSPVPHRRDTAPVRRAYDVVVVGAGTAGSVLAARLTEDPDRRVLVVDAGPLPRGAAGFGPALLDACLVPGAQPNHPATHAHPVRLTPERPWLVPRGRVLGGSSTVNGGYFVRARREDFDRWAAAGNPAWSYERVLPYLRALENDLDHGAGPLHGDGGPMRVRRGRLDHPAAAAFRDAAHALGFPDDPDKNDQAPPGFGPVPANVVDGVRRNAGLSYLPPEVLDRPNLTVLGGAAARRVVIENGRATGVVVEHDGRRSVLDADAVVLCAGALATPHLLQLSGIGPRADLERVGIPLVRDAPAVGSGFSDHPQVVLEWTPREAWDEPSGSWLGGCLHLTSPSGGPAGPDGGDGPGDLEILQSLVPMSGLVTGGAGTAGGPLPFLVSALTPRLTGRLRLRSADPATPLSIDYGYLGGPDDHRRLREGVRVTAALLASPPFADVARGLVDPGREVLDDDRSLDQWIRGHLGTAQHTCGTVPMGPADDPGHAAVDQFGRVHGVRGLRVADTSILPDTPHRGPAATAVLIGEVVAEAMRR; encoded by the coding sequence TTGAGAACCTGCGCCCACGGCCCGTCCCCCGTGCCCCACCGCCGCGATACGGCTCCCGTACGGCGCGCGTACGACGTCGTCGTGGTCGGCGCCGGCACAGCGGGTTCGGTTCTCGCGGCCCGGCTGACCGAGGACCCCGACCGCCGCGTACTCGTGGTGGACGCCGGCCCCCTGCCGCGCGGCGCGGCCGGTTTCGGCCCGGCGCTGCTGGACGCGTGCCTGGTCCCGGGCGCACAGCCGAACCACCCTGCCACCCACGCACACCCGGTACGCCTCACACCGGAGCGGCCGTGGCTGGTCCCTCGCGGACGCGTCCTCGGCGGCTCGTCCACCGTCAACGGCGGTTACTTCGTACGGGCCCGGCGCGAGGACTTCGACCGCTGGGCCGCCGCGGGAAATCCCGCGTGGTCCTACGAGAGAGTGCTGCCCTACCTGCGCGCGCTGGAGAACGACCTCGACCACGGCGCCGGCCCTCTGCACGGCGACGGGGGCCCGATGCGTGTCCGGCGCGGTCGCCTGGACCATCCGGCCGCCGCCGCGTTCCGCGACGCGGCCCACGCCCTGGGTTTTCCCGACGACCCCGACAAGAACGACCAGGCTCCACCCGGCTTCGGGCCGGTGCCCGCCAACGTGGTCGACGGGGTGCGTCGCAACGCCGGGCTCAGCTATCTGCCGCCCGAGGTGCTCGACCGGCCCAACCTCACCGTCCTAGGCGGTGCTGCGGCCCGCCGGGTCGTGATCGAGAACGGCCGTGCCACCGGCGTCGTCGTCGAGCACGACGGTCGTCGCTCCGTCCTCGACGCCGACGCCGTCGTGCTCTGTGCCGGTGCCCTCGCCACCCCTCACCTTCTGCAACTCTCCGGAATCGGACCGCGCGCCGACCTCGAACGCGTCGGCATCCCCCTGGTCCGGGACGCCCCCGCCGTGGGCTCCGGCTTCAGCGACCACCCGCAGGTGGTCCTGGAGTGGACCCCTCGCGAGGCCTGGGACGAACCGTCCGGCTCGTGGCTCGGTGGATGTCTGCACCTCACCTCCCCGAGCGGCGGACCTGCGGGGCCGGACGGCGGGGACGGCCCCGGCGATCTGGAGATCCTCCAGTCGCTGGTGCCCATGTCCGGGCTCGTGACCGGTGGCGCAGGCACGGCCGGTGGCCCTCTGCCGTTCCTCGTGTCCGCCCTGACCCCCCGCCTCACCGGCCGGCTGCGCCTACGCTCGGCCGACCCCGCCACCCCGTTGAGCATCGACTACGGCTACCTCGGCGGCCCCGACGACCACCGCCGCCTCCGGGAGGGCGTGCGCGTCACCGCGGCCCTCCTCGCGAGCCCGCCCTTCGCCGATGTCGCCCGGGGGCTGGTCGATCCCGGCCGCGAGGTCCTGGACGACGACCGGTCCCTCGATCAGTGGATCCGCGGGCACCTCGGCACCGCCCAGCACACCTGCGGCACGGTACCGATGGGGCCCGCCGACGATCCCGGGCACGCCGCCGTGGACCAGTTCGGACGCGTCCACGGCGTACGGGGGTTGCGTGTCGCGGACACCTCGATCCTGCCGGACACACCTCATCGGGGGCCCGCCGCCACCGCCGTCCTCATCGGTGAGGTCGTCGCCGAAGCCATGCGGCGCTGA
- a CDS encoding MMPL family transporter: protein MATLLYRLGRFSFRRRGRIAAVWLLLLTLLGVGAATLMGPTSDKFSMPGTESQQALDDLERQFPQAGGATGAIVVAAPEGEKLDPAAVAPVVKEASGIDGVIAAMEPFQTGSVSQDGRYALIQVQFDKAADEVTDEQKSAYEAVGADIEDLRVEHGGEVMGGEVEIGSTEALGVLVAAVVLVVTFGSLVAAGMTLLNALIGVAVGMAGLFSLTGVIELTSTAPVLALMLGLAVGIDYSLFITSRYRQYLAEGLQPEEAAGRATGTAGSAVVFAGATVVIALAGLSVVGIPFLSVMGLAAAGTVAVAVLVALTLLPAFLSFAGKKILPRKQRHAGGYATEDGTVAKGFGFTWGRLVTRLRVPLLVVGILGLGALTLPAQDMRIALPDAGTAAEGSPAREAYDLTSEGFGEGFNGRLIAVVNGEDAQSTGAAVEKATAFIKDTDGILAVAPPQLNEQGTTALLAIIPEAGPTAVATEEAVHDIRDRVADIEGADIALTGATALGIDVSEKLADALPVYLLLVVGLSILLLMLVFRSVLVPLKAALGFLLTVGATFGITVAIFQEGHLAGLAGVDTPGPLVSFLPILLIGILFGLAMDYEVFLVSRMREDFVHGADPQAAVVSGMGHNARVVTAAALIMTAVFGGFVLMDDPIIKSIGFALAVGVVIDAFVVRMVLVPAVMSLLGRAAWWLPKSVDKALPDLDIEGEKLNRQLAAKTRDETPVSV from the coding sequence ATGGCGACCTTGCTGTACCGGCTCGGACGGTTCTCCTTCCGCAGAAGAGGCCGAATAGCCGCGGTCTGGCTGCTCCTGCTGACCCTGCTGGGTGTCGGAGCGGCCACCCTGATGGGCCCGACCAGCGACAAGTTCTCCATGCCGGGCACCGAGTCCCAGCAGGCACTGGACGACCTCGAACGGCAGTTTCCGCAGGCCGGCGGAGCCACCGGTGCCATCGTCGTCGCCGCGCCCGAGGGCGAGAAGCTGGACCCCGCCGCGGTGGCACCCGTGGTGAAGGAAGCCTCCGGGATCGACGGCGTCATCGCTGCCATGGAGCCGTTCCAGACCGGCTCCGTCTCCCAGGACGGCCGCTACGCCCTGATCCAGGTGCAGTTCGACAAGGCCGCCGACGAGGTCACCGACGAGCAGAAGTCGGCCTACGAGGCCGTCGGCGCCGACATCGAGGACCTGCGGGTCGAGCACGGCGGCGAGGTCATGGGCGGCGAGGTGGAGATCGGCTCCACCGAGGCGCTCGGCGTCCTGGTCGCCGCGGTGGTCCTGGTCGTCACCTTCGGCTCGCTGGTCGCCGCCGGCATGACCCTGCTGAACGCGCTGATCGGCGTCGCGGTCGGCATGGCGGGCCTCTTCTCCCTGACCGGTGTCATCGAACTGACCTCCACCGCTCCCGTCCTGGCGCTGATGCTGGGCCTGGCCGTCGGCATCGACTACTCGCTCTTCATCACCTCCCGCTACCGCCAGTACCTTGCCGAGGGCCTCCAGCCCGAGGAGGCCGCCGGCCGGGCGACCGGCACCGCCGGCTCCGCCGTCGTCTTCGCCGGCGCCACCGTCGTCATCGCCCTGGCCGGCCTCTCCGTCGTCGGCATCCCCTTCCTGAGCGTGATGGGCCTGGCCGCGGCGGGCACCGTCGCCGTCGCCGTGCTGGTCGCCCTCACCCTGCTGCCGGCCTTCCTCTCCTTCGCCGGCAAGAAGATCCTGCCGCGCAAACAGCGCCACGCGGGCGGATACGCCACCGAGGACGGCACCGTCGCCAAGGGCTTCGGCTTCACCTGGGGCCGGCTCGTCACCAGGCTGCGCGTCCCACTCCTGGTCGTCGGCATCCTCGGGCTGGGCGCGCTCACCCTGCCGGCCCAGGACATGCGCATAGCCCTGCCGGACGCGGGCACCGCTGCCGAGGGCTCTCCCGCACGCGAGGCGTACGACCTGACGTCCGAGGGCTTCGGCGAGGGCTTCAACGGCCGTCTCATCGCCGTCGTCAACGGTGAGGACGCCCAGTCCACCGGGGCGGCCGTCGAGAAGGCCACCGCTTTCATCAAGGACACCGACGGCATCCTGGCCGTGGCCCCACCGCAGCTGAACGAGCAGGGCACCACCGCCCTGCTGGCCATCATTCCCGAGGCCGGCCCGACCGCCGTCGCCACCGAGGAAGCCGTCCACGACATCCGCGACCGGGTCGCGGACATCGAGGGCGCCGACATCGCCCTCACCGGCGCGACCGCCCTGGGCATCGATGTCTCGGAGAAGCTCGCCGACGCCCTGCCGGTGTATCTGCTCCTGGTGGTGGGCCTGTCCATCCTGCTGCTCATGCTGGTCTTCCGGTCGGTCCTGGTGCCGCTGAAGGCAGCCCTGGGATTCCTGCTCACCGTGGGCGCGACCTTCGGCATCACCGTCGCCATCTTCCAGGAGGGCCACCTCGCCGGCCTGGCGGGCGTCGACACTCCCGGCCCGCTGGTGAGCTTTCTGCCGATCCTGCTCATCGGCATCCTGTTCGGCCTCGCCATGGACTACGAGGTCTTCCTCGTCTCCCGCATGCGCGAGGACTTCGTCCACGGCGCCGACCCGCAGGCCGCCGTGGTCAGCGGCATGGGCCACAACGCCCGCGTCGTCACGGCCGCCGCGCTCATCATGACGGCCGTGTTCGGAGGCTTCGTCCTGATGGACGACCCGATCATCAAATCCATCGGGTTCGCCCTCGCCGTGGGCGTGGTCATCGACGCCTTCGTCGTCCGCATGGTGCTGGTTCCGGCGGTGATGTCGCTGCTCGGCCGTGCCGCCTGGTGGCTGCCCAAGTCCGTCGACAAGGCCCTGCCCGACCTCGACATCGAGGGCGAGAAGCTGAACCGGCAACTGGCAGCAAAGACGCGCGACGAGACCCCCGTCTCGGTCTGA
- a CDS encoding TetR/AcrR family transcriptional regulator, producing MARSVSAMRGQILESALRLFAVHGFRGASLQDIASDAGCSKASLLYHFAGKEKILTELLTPARDALATLLDRVAGLEGGRLVEEAVVGYVDLTLRFRREIRLLFEDIAEMSCHQDLNVMELADGLLDALAGRSRQAPARVAAWMVLGAVFITSATDDEVAPDEVLRAEMIRSALRTLDHTPS from the coding sequence ATGGCACGCTCCGTCTCCGCCATGCGCGGTCAGATCCTGGAGTCGGCACTGCGACTGTTCGCCGTGCACGGCTTCCGCGGCGCCTCGTTGCAGGACATCGCCTCCGACGCGGGCTGCTCGAAGGCGTCACTCCTCTACCACTTCGCCGGCAAGGAAAAGATCCTCACCGAGTTGCTGACCCCGGCCCGGGACGCCCTCGCCACGCTGCTCGACCGCGTGGCCGGGCTGGAGGGCGGTCGGCTGGTGGAGGAGGCCGTCGTCGGATACGTCGACCTGACGCTGCGGTTCCGCCGCGAGATCCGGCTTCTCTTCGAGGACATCGCCGAGATGTCCTGCCACCAGGACCTCAATGTCATGGAACTGGCGGACGGACTGCTGGACGCGCTGGCCGGCCGCTCGCGGCAGGCACCGGCCCGGGTGGCGGCGTGGATGGTACTGGGTGCCGTCTTCATCACCAGTGCCACTGATGACGAGGTGGCACCGGACGAGGTGCTGCGCGCCGAAATGATTCGCAGTGCGCTGCGGACGCTTGACCACACCCCCAGTTGA
- a CDS encoding ThuA domain-containing protein, with translation MNTRLKAALGLFTGIALCMTPQAMAVPGVGDQPAGASSRAEAAPRPAPAPAADPAYEILVFSRTAGFRHSSIDDGIAALRALGTANNFTVDASEDPQVFTTGNLARYEAVVFLSTTGDVLNDAQQTTFEQYIKEGGGYVGIHAAADTEYDWPFYEGLAGALFHSHPAIQSATVEVEDRAHDATAHLGTTWQRTDEWYNYRTNPRTTAHVLASLDESSYSGGNMSGDHPIAWCKDYQGGRAFYTGGGHTDDSYADPVFRRHLLGGIRWAAGMTEADCRPETGYTSLFDGSATTGWKQAGPGGFTLADSTLTSYGGLGMLWYSAKEFTGDYSLKLDWKAPGDDNSGVFIGFPASDDPWSAVNNGYEIQIDATDAADRTTGAVYGFKSADIAARDAALNPPGEWNTYELRVTGERLEILLNGRKINDFTNTDPARSLQQGHIGIQNHGDGDDVAFRNVRIKTSGDTQPGPRSGSVKGVNGKCLDVDGGGSADGTKVQLWTCNGTGAQTWTLAGDGTFRALGKCLDVSGGASADGTKVQLWTCNGTGAQEWAPQPDGTVRNPRSAKCLDVSGGTWNDGTPVHLWTCHTGPNQKWTLP, from the coding sequence ATGAACACTCGACTCAAGGCGGCTCTCGGCCTGTTCACCGGCATCGCGCTCTGTATGACACCACAGGCCATGGCCGTGCCCGGTGTCGGTGACCAGCCGGCCGGCGCGTCCTCACGAGCGGAGGCGGCCCCGCGCCCCGCGCCCGCTCCGGCTGCCGATCCCGCCTACGAGATCCTGGTCTTCTCCAGGACCGCAGGCTTCCGGCACTCCTCCATCGACGACGGCATCGCGGCACTGCGGGCCCTTGGTACGGCCAACAACTTCACCGTGGACGCGTCCGAAGACCCCCAGGTCTTCACCACCGGAAATCTCGCCCGGTACGAGGCGGTCGTCTTCCTCTCCACGACCGGTGACGTGCTCAACGACGCGCAACAGACCACCTTCGAGCAGTACATCAAGGAGGGCGGCGGGTACGTCGGCATCCACGCGGCAGCCGACACCGAGTACGACTGGCCCTTCTACGAAGGACTGGCCGGCGCCCTCTTCCACTCCCACCCGGCCATCCAGTCCGCCACCGTCGAGGTCGAGGACCGCGCCCACGACGCCACCGCCCATCTCGGCACGACCTGGCAGCGCACCGACGAGTGGTACAACTACCGCACCAACCCCCGCACCACCGCCCATGTGCTGGCCTCCCTCGACGAGTCCAGCTACTCGGGCGGAAACATGTCCGGCGACCATCCGATCGCCTGGTGCAAGGACTACCAGGGCGGCCGGGCCTTCTACACCGGCGGCGGCCACACCGACGATTCCTACGCCGACCCCGTGTTCCGCCGGCATCTCCTCGGCGGCATCCGCTGGGCGGCCGGCATGACCGAGGCGGACTGCCGCCCCGAGACCGGCTACACGTCCCTGTTCGACGGCTCCGCCACGACCGGCTGGAAACAGGCCGGTCCCGGCGGGTTCACCCTCGCCGACAGTACCCTCACCTCGTACGGCGGACTCGGGATGCTCTGGTACTCCGCCAAGGAGTTCACCGGCGACTACTCCCTCAAGCTCGACTGGAAAGCCCCCGGCGATGACAACTCGGGCGTCTTCATCGGCTTCCCCGCCTCCGACGACCCCTGGTCCGCGGTGAACAACGGCTACGAAATCCAGATCGACGCGACCGACGCGGCCGACCGCACCACGGGCGCCGTGTACGGGTTCAAGTCCGCCGACATCGCCGCACGTGACGCCGCACTGAACCCGCCCGGCGAGTGGAACACCTACGAGCTCCGTGTCACCGGCGAGCGACTGGAGATCCTCCTCAACGGGCGCAAGATCAACGACTTCACCAATACCGACCCCGCGCGCAGCCTCCAGCAGGGCCACATCGGAATCCAGAACCACGGCGACGGCGACGACGTCGCGTTTCGCAACGTCCGGATCAAGACGTCGGGCGACACACAGCCGGGCCCCCGGTCGGGTTCGGTCAAGGGGGTCAACGGCAAGTGCCTGGACGTGGACGGTGGTGGCAGCGCGGACGGCACGAAGGTCCAGCTGTGGACCTGTAACGGAACCGGCGCCCAGACGTGGACCCTGGCCGGCGACGGCACCTTCCGGGCCCTGGGCAAATGCCTCGACGTCTCCGGCGGTGCGAGTGCCGATGGCACCAAGGTTCAGCTCTGGACCTGCAACGGAACCGGCGCGCAGGAATGGGCGCCCCAGCCCGACGGCACCGTCCGCAACCCCCGGTCCGCCAAGTGCCTCGACGTATCCGGCGGCACCTGGAACGACGGCACCCCCGTCCACCTGTGGACCTGCCACACCGGACCCAACCAGAAATGGACCCTGCCATGA